In Methanobacteriaceae archaeon, the following proteins share a genomic window:
- a CDS encoding Ig-like domain-containing protein codes for MKRITNTTNNLKSPVIVLFILLVFGIISLASIGDVSANPGIIYVNDSSGNDSWDGESDVWDGISTVGPKKSIKNATGTVSDGGIVNIADGLYSGENNNNITLDKNMTIQGQSRDGTIINGTNSAQIFLIKSNITVIIMNLTITNGNGSIGGAIYNNGTLSLLKTSFTFNKAGLGGAIFNYGNLTINDGIFNNNFATYDSGAVGGAILNLGDLKIIRSVFNNNSASNLNGISYGGAIGNYGNLSANESEFVNNEANLLGGAIDNGGKFISNKVSFSRNSATGGGAISNQGNSTLSDCEFLLNVAEYGGAVYNIGNLTINANNFTNNLVNSLNNDTGCFGGAIFTGAGALIINSSKFTNNTAKSSYNDTTYCGGAISNYEGTTSMRNCEFTGNLADSGAAISNMGYLIVKNSIFVENTATSGLDDLAFDGGAISNYGNSSVYDSNFTDNYADLGGAISNWANSTVNVSGSVFRRNGANMNGDVFYNEGILRVHFCQIMENGMDGYYPEDIYNEGGSVDARYNWWGSNQNPSDRVVDSNVSSWLVLRFNPSTAVIKNGGIAVLTADLLHDVNGVYHDPNNCHVPDGIVVKFSSNLGTIGTTYVSMINGVARSTLKGGSKAGYADVAASTGSQSIHKSVKIDLIPPKVTYTYPKKSATGVPRTKIIYLKFSENIKLGINWSKIIVKDKYGKIVNISKWISGNILYIKTSNKRSINSYYSVYIPSSSISDLAGNALSPGYVIKFKTGRY; via the coding sequence GTGAAAAGGATTACAAATACAACTAATAATCTTAAAAGTCCAGTAATTGTTTTATTTATATTACTGGTATTCGGAATAATTTCCTTAGCTTCTATAGGTGATGTTTCTGCTAATCCAGGCATTATTTATGTGAATGATTCCTCAGGAAATGATAGCTGGGATGGTGAATCAGATGTGTGGGATGGAATAAGTACGGTGGGGCCTAAAAAATCTATTAAAAATGCTACAGGAACCGTATCTGATGGAGGAATAGTTAATATCGCTGATGGACTATATTCTGGGGAGAATAACAATAATATAACTCTTGATAAGAATATGACTATTCAAGGCCAGAGCCGTGATGGCACTATCATAAATGGGACTAATTCTGCCCAAATATTTCTGATTAAATCAAATATAACAGTTATTATCATGAATTTGACTATTACTAATGGTAATGGCTCAATCGGAGGTGCTATCTATAATAATGGGACTTTGAGCTTATTAAAAACATCTTTTACATTTAACAAAGCAGGATTAGGCGGTGCTATTTTTAATTATGGTAATTTGACTATCAATGATGGTATTTTTAACAATAACTTTGCAACATATGATTCCGGAGCTGTTGGTGGTGCTATTCTTAATTTAGGAGATTTAAAAATTATTCGCAGCGTTTTTAACAATAACTCTGCCAGTAATTTAAATGGAATATCCTATGGTGGTGCTATTGGTAATTATGGGAATTTAAGTGCCAATGAAAGTGAATTTGTGAATAATGAAGCTAATCTTCTTGGTGGAGCCATAGATAATGGAGGTAAGTTTATTTCTAATAAAGTCTCATTTTCAAGGAATTCTGCCACTGGTGGAGGGGCCATATCAAACCAGGGTAATTCTACTTTATCTGATTGTGAATTCTTATTAAATGTTGCAGAATATGGTGGTGCTGTTTACAATATCGGAAATTTGACCATTAATGCAAATAATTTCACAAATAACTTAGTTAATAGTTTGAATAATGATACGGGATGTTTCGGTGGCGCTATTTTTACTGGAGCTGGCGCTTTAATCATCAATTCAAGCAAATTTACAAATAATACTGCAAAAAGTTCTTATAATGATACAACTTATTGTGGTGGTGCTATTTCCAATTATGAAGGCACAACTTCCATGAGGAACTGTGAATTCACTGGTAATCTGGCAGATAGTGGGGCTGCTATTTCTAATATGGGCTATTTAATTGTTAAAAATAGTATATTCGTAGAAAACACTGCCACCAGTGGTTTGGACGATTTAGCTTTTGATGGTGGTGCCATTTCTAATTACGGTAATTCTAGTGTCTATGATAGTAATTTCACTGATAATTATGCGGATCTGGGCGGGGCCATTTCTAACTGGGCCAATTCCACAGTAAACGTATCTGGCAGTGTTTTCAGAAGGAACGGCGCTAATATGAATGGTGATGTTTTCTACAATGAAGGCATCCTAAGGGTTCACTTCTGTCAGATCATGGAAAATGGTATGGACGGATACTATCCAGAAGATATATACAATGAAGGAGGCTCCGTTGATGCTCGATACAACTGGTGGGGTTCCAATCAAAATCCATCAGATCGTGTTGTTGATTCCAATGTTTCTTCCTGGCTGGTTTTAAGATTTAATCCGAGCACGGCTGTTATTAAAAATGGCGGAATTGCTGTACTAACGGCAGACTTACTCCATGATGTTAATGGCGTCTACCACGACCCGAACAATTGCCATGTTCCAGATGGTATAGTGGTGAAATTTTCCTCTAACTTAGGAACAATTGGAACCACATATGTTTCCATGATTAACGGCGTGGCCAGATCTACTTTAAAAGGCGGTTCAAAAGCAGGATATGCTGATGTTGCAGCCAGTACTGGTAGTCAGAGTATACATAAATCGGTTAAAATAGATTTAATTCCACCTAAGGTGACTTATACATATCCTAAGAAGTCTGCTACTGGTGTTCCAAGAACAAAGATCATTTATCTTAAATTCAGTGAAAACATTAAATTAGGTATCAATTGGTCTAAGATTATAGTGAAAGACAAATATGGAAAAATAGTCAATATATCCAAGTGGATTTCAGGAAACATTCTTTACATAAAAACCAGCAACAAAAGAAGCATTAATTCCTATTACTCGGTTTACATACCTTCTTCATCAATAAGTGATCTTGCAGGTAATGCTTTGTCTCCAGGATATGTCATTAAATTCAAAACAGGAAGATATTAA